The Pseudomonas parafulva genome includes a window with the following:
- a CDS encoding YhdP family protein, translating to MAMGRLSRVLSVLTRWGLGACALLLIAVALYASLGRALVPLVAEYRSTVQAKVAEALGVPVHIGALQGRWSRLSPVLTVHDLQIGEGATALRLDDVIVVPDVWGSLVARQVRLARIQLAGLQLIAREDETGEWKLEGLPKQDDAPLQPEQLLKDLRRLGRVDVFDSQVTLHAWQRDPLTLTYVSAGLLAGPSRQSLDLRATLPDGQPLTLSARSRASAEAWRDAQVDGYLNLPDSDWARWLPPRLLGQWHAQVLQAGGEAWFDWRDRQLHQGAVRLNAPHLEGAYDTRKPAKVDNLALNAWFKRQDEGFDVVVDSLAMDLGDTHWASRLRLRQRNGAAPADESWQVQADRLELTPLTPLIHALAPMGQQALAVVDGLNVTGALRNVQLTARPHADGDRRLAFEGNLERVGFDAYHGAPAAGNVNGSISGDLGHGELRLDTDAFMLHLDPIFAKPWHYQKANARLTWTLDKAGFTLIAPYLKVVGEEGKIAGDFLIRLLFEQGREDYMDLRVGLTDGDGRYTAKYLPEVLSPALDQWLRSAIVKGSVDQGYFQYQGSLNHGARPEARSISLFFKVHDATLDFQPGWPQVQHVDGDVFIEDSGVRIKAQRGVLLDTKVSDVNVDIPHVEGNGDSHLHLDGNFDGGLVDGLKILKQAPIGTHEIFAGWEGEGPLKGKVKLDIPLAHGQQPKVKVDFATRDARLKIASPELELTRLKGDFSFDYDKGLSGKGISLQAFGKPVTAQIAAEGEPGQMQTRISASGRVSLQALTQWLHFDQSLPASGELPYQLQLSIGARENLLSVDSDLKGLSIDLPAPFGKAPADSRASRFSMNLQGAQRRIDAAYTDLARLAYVAPAEHLDQGAGELLLGAGQVQPPGGRGLRVRGHLDTLDLDPWQAQAQKLGGDDPGGSARQTLQSVDLSIGTLKAYGTELNQSRVRLARGSAAWDVRLDSRQVVGDARVPDAEGAPIVVRLQTLRLPAGSADQAQDEDGADPLASFDPRKVPPLDVRIDRFYRGDDLYGSAAIKLRPTRTGVNASDIDLNLKGLRIDGSGGWDGAGGTSWYKGRVQGKQLGDVLTAWGFAPTVTSRDFRMDVDGRWPGSPAAISLKRFSGSLDAVLHSGQFVEVDGGAQALRVFGLLNFNAIGRRLRLDFSDLFEKGLAYDRLKGLLVASEGVYVTRTPIKVTGPSSDFELDGTLDMVRERVAANLQVSLPVTNNLPLAALIVGAPAVGGALFLVDRLIGDRVSRFASVHYRVVGPWKEPKITFVKPFQK from the coding sequence ATGGCCATGGGACGTCTAAGCCGCGTTCTGAGTGTCCTGACCCGTTGGGGATTGGGGGCTTGCGCCTTGCTGCTTATCGCAGTGGCGCTGTACGCCAGCCTCGGCCGGGCCTTGGTGCCGCTGGTGGCCGAGTACCGCAGCACGGTGCAGGCCAAGGTAGCCGAGGCACTGGGTGTGCCCGTGCACATTGGCGCGCTCCAGGGCCGCTGGAGCAGGCTGTCACCGGTGCTGACCGTACACGACCTGCAAATCGGTGAAGGCGCCACGGCCTTGCGGCTCGATGACGTCATCGTGGTGCCGGATGTCTGGGGCAGCCTGGTCGCACGTCAAGTGCGCCTGGCGCGCATCCAGCTGGCCGGCCTGCAACTGATCGCCCGCGAGGATGAAACCGGCGAGTGGAAGCTCGAGGGCCTGCCCAAGCAGGACGACGCACCGCTGCAACCCGAACAATTGCTCAAGGACCTGCGCCGGCTTGGGCGGGTCGATGTGTTCGACAGTCAGGTCACCCTGCACGCCTGGCAGCGTGATCCGCTGACGCTGACCTATGTCAGCGCAGGCTTGCTGGCAGGGCCTTCGCGGCAATCGCTGGACCTACGGGCAACCTTGCCAGATGGCCAACCACTGACGCTGAGCGCGCGCAGCCGGGCTTCGGCCGAGGCCTGGCGTGACGCGCAGGTAGACGGCTACCTCAACCTGCCGGACAGTGACTGGGCGCGCTGGTTGCCGCCTCGGCTGTTGGGGCAGTGGCATGCCCAGGTGCTTCAGGCTGGCGGCGAGGCCTGGTTCGACTGGCGCGACCGCCAGTTGCACCAGGGCGCCGTACGCCTGAATGCGCCGCACCTTGAAGGGGCCTATGACACGCGCAAACCGGCCAAGGTAGACAATCTGGCCCTCAATGCCTGGTTCAAGCGTCAGGATGAGGGCTTCGACGTCGTTGTCGACTCACTGGCGATGGACCTTGGCGACACGCATTGGGCGTCGCGGCTGCGGTTGAGGCAGCGCAACGGTGCTGCGCCGGCTGATGAAAGCTGGCAGGTGCAGGCCGATCGTCTGGAGCTGACCCCCCTCACGCCGTTGATCCACGCCTTGGCGCCCATGGGCCAGCAGGCGCTGGCGGTGGTCGATGGCCTCAATGTCACAGGTGCCTTGCGCAACGTGCAACTGACGGCCCGGCCCCATGCCGACGGTGATCGCCGGTTGGCGTTCGAAGGCAACCTGGAGCGCGTGGGTTTCGATGCGTATCACGGTGCCCCGGCTGCCGGTAACGTGAATGGCAGCATCAGCGGCGACCTTGGGCACGGCGAGCTGCGTCTGGATACCGACGCGTTCATGCTGCACCTGGATCCGATCTTCGCCAAACCCTGGCACTACCAGAAAGCCAATGCGCGCCTGACCTGGACGCTGGACAAGGCAGGTTTCACCCTGATTGCCCCTTATCTGAAGGTCGTGGGCGAGGAGGGCAAGATAGCAGGCGACTTCCTCATCCGCCTGTTGTTCGAGCAAGGCCGTGAAGACTACATGGACCTGCGTGTCGGTCTGACCGATGGCGATGGCCGCTACACCGCCAAGTACCTGCCTGAGGTATTGAGCCCGGCCCTGGACCAATGGCTGCGCAGCGCAATCGTCAAAGGCAGCGTCGACCAGGGTTATTTCCAGTACCAAGGCTCGCTCAATCACGGCGCCAGGCCCGAAGCCCGCAGCATCAGCCTGTTCTTCAAGGTGCATGATGCCACCTTGGACTTCCAGCCCGGCTGGCCACAGGTACAGCATGTGGACGGGGACGTGTTCATCGAGGACAGCGGTGTGCGCATCAAGGCACAACGCGGCGTGCTGCTCGATACCAAGGTCAGCGACGTGAACGTCGACATTCCACATGTGGAAGGCAACGGTGATAGCCACTTGCACTTGGACGGCAATTTCGACGGTGGCCTGGTGGACGGGCTCAAGATACTCAAGCAAGCGCCCATCGGCACCCATGAGATCTTCGCCGGCTGGGAAGGCGAGGGCCCCCTCAAAGGCAAGGTCAAGCTGGACATACCGCTGGCCCATGGGCAGCAGCCCAAGGTAAAGGTGGATTTCGCCACGCGCGATGCGCGGCTCAAGATCGCTTCGCCTGAGCTTGAGCTCACGCGCTTGAAGGGCGACTTCAGCTTCGACTATGACAAGGGCCTCAGTGGCAAGGGCATTTCCCTGCAGGCATTCGGCAAGCCGGTCACTGCGCAGATCGCGGCTGAAGGCGAACCGGGGCAGATGCAGACACGAATCAGTGCCAGCGGTCGGGTTTCGCTGCAGGCGCTGACCCAATGGCTGCATTTCGACCAGTCACTGCCAGCCTCGGGCGAGCTACCGTACCAGCTGCAGTTGAGCATTGGCGCACGTGAAAACCTGTTGAGCGTCGATTCGGACCTCAAAGGCCTGTCGATCGACCTGCCGGCACCCTTTGGCAAAGCGCCCGCCGACAGCCGGGCCAGCCGTTTCAGCATGAACCTGCAAGGCGCGCAACGGCGCATCGACGCCGCCTACACCGATCTCGCCCGGCTGGCCTATGTAGCACCCGCCGAGCACCTGGACCAGGGTGCTGGCGAGTTGCTGCTTGGCGCTGGGCAAGTGCAGCCTCCCGGCGGGCGCGGCCTGCGCGTTCGTGGGCACCTCGATACCCTGGACCTTGACCCTTGGCAGGCTCAGGCGCAGAAGCTCGGGGGCGACGATCCCGGCGGCAGTGCGCGGCAGACTTTGCAGAGCGTGGACCTGAGCATAGGAACCCTAAAGGCTTACGGTACGGAACTGAACCAGTCGAGAGTGCGCCTGGCACGTGGGTCGGCGGCCTGGGACGTGCGCCTGGACAGTCGGCAGGTGGTGGGTGACGCGCGCGTGCCAGACGCCGAAGGCGCCCCTATCGTCGTGCGGCTGCAAACCTTGCGCCTGCCTGCAGGCAGTGCCGACCAGGCGCAGGACGAAGACGGCGCCGATCCGCTGGCGTCCTTCGACCCGCGCAAGGTGCCGCCGCTGGACGTACGCATCGACAGGTTCTACCGCGGTGACGATCTGTACGGCAGCGCTGCGATCAAGCTGCGCCCGACCCGTACCGGTGTGAACGCCAGCGACATCGATCTGAACCTCAAGGGGCTGCGTATCGACGGCAGCGGTGGTTGGGATGGCGCGGGCGGCACGAGCTGGTACAAAGGCCGCGTGCAGGGCAAGCAACTGGGCGATGTGCTCACGGCCTGGGGCTTTGCCCCGACGGTAACCAGCCGGGACTTTCGCATGGACGTGGACGGGCGGTGGCCGGGATCCCCGGCGGCGATCAGCCTGAAACGCTTCTCCGGCAGCCTCGATGCGGTGCTGCACAGCGGGCAGTTCGTCGAGGTAGACGGTGGGGCGCAAGCGTTGCGGGTATTTGGCTTGTTGAACTTCAACGCCATCGGCCGGCGCTTGCGCCTGGACTTCTCCGACCTGTTCGAAAAGGGCCTGGCCTACGACCGACTCAAGGGGCTGCTGGTGGCCAGTGAAGGGGTCTACGTAACCCGCACGCCGATCAAGGTCACCGGCCCGTCGAGCGATTTCGAACTCGATGGTACGCTGGACATGGTGCGTGAGCGGGTCGCTGCCAACCTGCAGGTCAGCCTGCCGGTCACCAACAACCTCCCCCTGGCAGCGTTGATCGTCGGCGCCCCGGCCGTGGGCGGCGCACTGTTTCTGGTCGACCGCCTGATCGGCGACCGGGTGTCGCGCTTTGCCAGCGTGCATTACCGGGTAGTTGGGCCGTGGAAAGAGCCTAAGATTACCTTTGTGAAACCATTCCAGAAATAG
- a CDS encoding carbon-nitrogen hydrolase family protein codes for MKAAVIQMVSQDDVQSNLRQASRLLEQAASGGARLAVLPENFAAMGRADAAAIGRAEALGEGPILPWLKRVACDLRLWIVAGTIALPPDGQPRAKPHACSLLIDEHGQQVARYDKLHLFDVDVADNRGRYRESDDYAPGAQVVVADTPVGRLGLSVCYDLRFPELYSHLRAAGAELISAPSAFTAVTGAAHWDVLIRARAIETQCYMLAAAQGGLHPGQRQTHGHAAIVDPWGRIVAQQAQGEAVLLAERDSDEQASIRARMPVIDHRRFFSQGALRPAHTSE; via the coding sequence ATGAAGGCTGCGGTAATCCAGATGGTCAGCCAGGATGATGTGCAGAGTAACCTGCGCCAGGCGAGCAGGCTTCTGGAGCAGGCGGCTTCAGGTGGCGCCAGGCTGGCTGTGCTGCCAGAGAACTTCGCTGCCATGGGGCGTGCAGACGCCGCGGCCATCGGCCGCGCCGAGGCCCTAGGCGAAGGCCCGATCCTGCCCTGGTTGAAACGCGTGGCCTGCGACCTCAGGTTATGGATTGTCGCAGGCACCATTGCCCTGCCACCGGATGGTCAGCCCCGGGCCAAGCCACATGCTTGCTCGTTGCTGATCGACGAGCATGGGCAGCAGGTGGCGCGGTACGACAAGTTGCACCTGTTCGATGTGGATGTCGCCGACAATCGTGGCCGTTATCGTGAATCCGATGACTATGCCCCAGGTGCGCAAGTGGTGGTTGCCGATACGCCGGTCGGGCGGTTGGGCCTAAGCGTGTGCTACGACCTGCGCTTTCCCGAGTTGTACAGCCATCTGCGGGCAGCCGGGGCGGAGCTGATCAGTGCACCGTCGGCCTTCACGGCGGTGACTGGGGCGGCGCATTGGGACGTGCTGATCCGCGCACGCGCCATCGAGACACAATGCTACATGCTGGCCGCAGCCCAAGGCGGGCTACACCCCGGCCAGCGCCAGACCCACGGCCACGCGGCGATCGTCGACCCATGGGGGCGCATCGTGGCGCAACAGGCGCAAGGCGAAGCGGTACTGCTTGCCGAGCGCGACAGTGACGAACAGGCGTCCATTCGGGCGCGCATGCCGGTGATCGATCACCGGCGCTTCTTCTCGCAGGGCGCATTGCGGCCTGCGCACACCTCGGAGTGA